The nucleotide sequence ggaTAACACTCAGCAGTTGGCACAGCAGCTGGAAGAATTTGAAGAGTGACTGCAACACTCGGTGTCAGCCTTAGAAAACCAATTGAGAAGCACACAACCAAGAGTTAtgagagacatgaaaacactcAAAGCACCACAAAAATATGGATATGAGGATGAAGGTGAGGTAGGCATGAATCCGCTAGTGACTAAAGGAAGAGATGTACAATATGTACCGTGGACATTTATGGACATGGTGGGGTTATGTTCACAGTTGCCAGACTTGTGCAATGGAGGACAAAGGTGGATCACAAAGTTTGAAGAGAAAACAGCAGGACATACTTTGTCGATAGGAGATGTGAAAGCTATTTTGGCCCAAACAGTATGCAAGGCGAAGACAGGTGAAATATTAAATGCAGCAGGCCTCACAGGATCAATAGACCAACCAGGCTGGGATGTCATAGCTTTAGGGCCTTGGAGAAATAGACTGAAGAATGAAATAAGAAAGGTTTACCCCACTAAAATGGACCCAGGACAGCTAGAACACATGACTCTACAGGAGGACGAAAATGTGGTGAAATTCATTCATGAACACCAGAATACATGGAAAGAAGAGACTGGTGGAGCATGGGATGAGACAGATACAAGTAAGGGATTGTTTAAACTAATGCTTAAAAAATGTCTACCAGAGCAAGTTCAAATTTCGTTAGAAGTGGTCGGTTTAAGTACCATGCCATGGGACACATTCAAAGCACATTTAATCCATtatgtggaacaatacagaaagaaacagaaggaAACAAAGGTAGCTTCAGAAGCCCTGTTAACACAGCTGTATAAAACACAACTTGGAGAACTCAATAGGGCCAaacagaaagataaagagaaggagagagcaGGAAAAGTACAAGCTGCAGTAGTAGTCCCAACCACACAAGAAATGATGCAGGGTAATCAGACACTAGCACTACAGAGATCAGCATCACAACAACCACAGATGACAGTTCAACATTCACAGCAACCACAGGCAAGTCAGCCATACCCAATGGCCCCGCCAATCAATGTCAACATCGGCGGCAGTCAAGGAACATTCAGAGGGTGCCCAATGAGAGGCCGTTGGCAAGGAAGAAGTTTACAACTGTTGCTCAACTGTGTTCCGCACAATTGGCTGCACTCACTGCAGCATGTAAGCTAGCTACAGGGAAATCATGTACAATTTTCCCTGACTCACAGTATGCTTATTGGGGTGTGTCAATATTTTGGCCCCACATGGGCACCGAGAGGGCTGTTAAGGGCGGACAGCACACCTGTCACACATGGTATGGCCATCACAGATTTATTACATGTTATCACACTAAATTAGCTAAATTAGCCATTGTCAAATGCTCAGTGCACAAAACAGATGGTTCGTTTGTGACTAATGGGaacactgcagcagatgaggCAGCCAAGTTAGCAGCACTAGGACACACCAACATGTTGCTAGTAATGGAATCTGAGGACAAGGACACCCTCTGGAGCAGATTTAACCTCTTAGCTGCAGCTCAGAATTCTGCCTCTGTTTATGAGATATCTAAGTGGTTAAGAAGGGGAGCGGTTAAAAATGCTTGCACAGGCATCTGGCATGGTCCCCAAGGACATTTTGTAGCTCCCCTTTCACTTCTCACATCCTTGATTAATGGTGCACATGGCTTGAGCCATTGCACAAGGGGGGAGGTGATCAAGAGAATTCAAAAAGCATGGTGGTCACCTTATTTGGCTCAGATGGTTGACCACAGGTTAGCACACTGTGAAGTATGTGCTGAATATAATTAACAGGAAAAGTTTCACAGCTCCTATAGGTCACATACCAGAACCAGACTGACCATTCAGACACCTAATTACTGATTTCATGGACATAGCTGAggtgaaagagaagaaaaggtatgtcTTGGTGGTAGAAGACAGATTTAGCAGATGGGTTGAGGCACACCCAACAGCTAAGGCAGATACAGATTCATTGGCTACGTTTTTGTGCAAAGAGGTTATTCCAAGGTTTGGAATTCCTGACAAAATCAGCTCAGATAGTGGTACTCATTTTGATTCAAAGTTCAAAAGATTCCAGTATTTAAGGATAAAGCACAGATTGGGTTGTGTCTATCATCCACAGTCACAAGGAATGGTGGAAAGAGCTAATGGAACATTGAAGGCTAAACTGGCTAAGATTTGTGAGGCTGGAAAAATGAATTGGGAGCAAGCTTTGCCATTAGCATTGATAAGTATGAGCAAACTAACTGAATGATGCATATAACCCtgcatgaaatgcttactggACGACCTATGCCTGTACCATATCTATGAGGACCCTATAAGGGCCCTCCACTTGATCAGCTTGGAAACGAACTTGGCGACTATGTAAAGCATTTAACTCAAAAACACCGAGCTAAATTCCAACAGCTGAAAGGTGCCACTGAGGGAAGAACGAGTGAAATGGATGAATAGCTGAGAACAGTGCAACCATATAGAACTTTGTCCTATTCTATTCCTAGTAAATGACTTTCActataaaaaaatctaatcaagCTGACTGATTACTGcaattccagtgtgtgtgtaaaggtgccAACACTGCAAACAAGACAATCCTAGAAAGACAGGAAGGGTCCATGCCAAAAGCATAAGTGATAAAACATGTACTGGTTGAACAGATATTGAGTTGCAATCTCCAGAAATGTTGGGATTTATAAGCAACCAGCCAAGTGTTTACTATATAATATTGTTATCAAATGACCACTagtcacagtgaaattctttcttcgcatattccacatttggaggttggggtcagagcacaggatcagccatgatgcagtggggagggttaagggacttgctcaggggcccaacagtggcagcttggccaCCCAGAGCCTTACCCACTTTAGCTTCCACTGCCCAATATGTGCGACAATTTGCACTACATGCACATTTTTGCACTTTAGAAATATGTATAACAttctatattcatattcataatcCATTCATGCCACATTACTGTACAATATACAGATCTAATCACAGTAATCACTGTATTCAGATACTACCTTTCCTATATTTTATCTACTTACTTTTCTATTGCAGATTTCCACTATATTTTCCCTATATGgcctatattatattatattttattttattgtatatcttattctatcagaatcagctttattgcctAGTACTGTGGATTTTACATGTACAGGGAATTTGTGTATTGGTGCACAGTAGTGTAAAGCAagggtaaaaaataaacaaaaatattacaaaaattttaagcaagaaaaaaacatatatattttatattttgttatataacTATAATATTGCATCACAGGAAGGTAAGATAAGAAGTGCAGGTACAGTATGGCTGTCTGAGTCATGTGCATTAACAAAACGCATATAAGCATAACAAATGGGGCTTTGTGCATTTAGGTGCACTTCtatcttatttttatatttttttatcttagtGTTAATTGGCTCTATTCTTATATCAAGGACAGTTATCGAAAGGATTTTACtaaatgttgtattgtgtataaatgtatatgtcATAATTAAAATTTGACAatgaatttgattttatttattataaaaaagcAGCTTTGGGTCTTATGACGACGGCGCGCACACTGCCGCATGCATGCAAAAGGAAACCGCTCCTGGCCCACTCTCTCCCTCCAAAACACAAGCAGTGGTGGTTCAGCACCCCGGATAGAGTGCAAGGCGGAGCGGGAGAAAGCGTGCCAAAACGCGCCGGACCAATCAGGAATGCCGCTAAACTCTTCACCCTCCGGCAGCAGAACACAGCGGAGAGCCAGGCTCCACCGGCCACACACTAAGGTTTTGTGATAAGAAGTTCGGGTCGTTTTGCTGGTTCGGTTCTGTGAATCCCATTCAGCAAAACAAAcgaatcttttttttcccaagtcATTTCGTTCACTTCAgcagaatgtaattaaaattatcATGTTAATTCCCTAACACATCTACTTACGCACATATTGATCACATTTCGAATAAGAAAGAACTGTCATATTATAAGTAATAGCTTACCTGTGTCTCGAGGCTATGCAGTCTGTTACTTTATCACCTCACCTCCGAATTTTTTAGGTCGAATTCGTTCGTTCTTTTGTCACGTAACATCCTAAACTAAGCTCTGCCATGCCGTCTCCTGTATACCCACCAGAATGATTCATCTCACGCGCCTTCGGTTCGAGTCAGtttgttcatcacgtgacagcccTGTATGTTAAGGCAACGCAGTctgagccggaaacagaaaagattagtttacATAAGTCTTTGGATTCACGTTGTTCGTTCCTGTAACGTGACTGCTTCCCGTCTCAGTATCTTAtgacaaatacaatattacattagtattattgactttataaggtattaaattataaaactataagaTATCATGGCTCCTCCGAGCGCTCCCTTCCGAGGAATGCAAGGCCATGGAGACACACCCACCTCTCCCAAAGGGTTTCTAGAGAggctatagtgtgtgttggcCCCCCTGGAGATCGGTCGTGTCTCCCAGAGAGACTTTCGACCTCCTCCACGCCAGCCCCAGTCTACGGAGGTGATCACGAATTTGtttacagtttatggagaaccGCAGAATTTTAgcagggctgagtagaaatgttaggggggctaaagATGCCTAAAATGGCCTAGCAACGCCCATGTTCCGTCtcccattctttctttctttatttttttaagaacaatAAAGTACATGTTATCAAGAAGCAATATTAAAAAAgtgaaggaaaagagaaaaaaaccccagaaaaacaaattacaacaaacaaaaacagttgcCAGGGGGAGGGAAGTATAAAACTCCAAAACATAAATACaagatatacatatatacacatgtatgcATATATACAATCAAATAAACATATTGTAAAATTCACAAACTTTCAAAGTTTTTACAGCTTTCTTATTCACAGACTCTCGAATACTgtcaatatatatacatatttcagTAAACAAAACCATAAAATTGGGTTTTTATTAGTAAATATACACTTATGAATGTAAAAATTGGTCAATAGaataagtaaattaattaaGTAAAAGTACTGTTCCTCATGGTCAGGATAGTCAGTAAGGCCATTCCcgatttaatttaaatatgatataatacaTTTTGATATAATAATATCATTTCTAGATTGTGACGTGGCATTGAACGCCAAACGCGCCCTTCCAATCAGGTTTCTTCCTGACTAGTTGACGCTACAGCCGTCCTTGGGTTGCCAAGGTATTCCGTCCTGGGATTAATCCACATTAATAAACGGaacatttatctttattatttgCAACAGACAAACATTTTCGTATACATTATAAAAGCATCCCCAAAAAAAGCCGTAATTTTTCCCGCGACTGGATTTTCAAAATAGCCCAGTTAAACCCTGGTAACACTACCAGCACTGCCTCTCTGTTTAATACGCCTCAAGCCTTTTCGCTTTCAGGACTATTACCGTATAGAGTCTAAAAGTTGCGCCCACGAAATGTATTTGCTGCTAGATGTACCGTGCTTTCATGAAGAGCGGCTGGCTTTAAATTCACTATTCAGCCTCTTCGAAATTCCTAGATTGATCTCTAAGTACCATTTCCAAGCTCTATATTTCTGATTACCTTCTGGAAAATCCTAGTCCATTTATTAGTCACACCACGAGCGCTCAGAAGAGatccacatgattggctgtaAATTATGACAGACGCGAAAAGTCGTCCAATCGTAGCTTACTGGTATAGAATTTGTAGGCGAGTTCGTggtcattatacaaataaacatcTGTCTTTCGTGTTTATTTTGTCGTCTTCGGTTTAAGATTGAAAATTTGGATCCACGTTATTATGAGTATGTCGTGTAAAGAACTTTATGTGTCTTGTGCTGGAGTCCCACGCTGATGAGCTGAGTCCTGTCAGGAAGTTAGCAGTGTGTTAGCTATATGGGAAAAACATTGGCCGGTCTGGGCTGGTCCCTTTGTCTGAGTGGAGAGGCAGCGCGTGCTCTTTTGTTTGGGCAGCCTTACTTCGACTGTCTGTTTTGTAAAGAATCGATTTGAAATGCAGCACAAGAAGAAATGTTTTATGGACTGTTTGATTCAACTTACGATTCTTCTTAGTTTTATAGGCGTTCGAGTGGACGTCAATTCCTATTTGAACAGCCCGTTCCACTCACCGTTAATAGAGATCAACGCAGGGCAAATTTCTACTTTCGTGCAGACACCGTTTCACTATTACCGGGACATCGCGGCCGGTCATCACGTGTACCCCAAATGCACCGAATTGGAAGATTACTTTACAAGCCGGAGACTTCTCAATCAAGTGCGCGCGCTCGGCTCGCCGGTTCGTTTCCCCACGCGACTCAGTGCATGGCTCTTGCACCTGGTACCTAACGGCGTGGAACCGGAGGAACCTCCGAACAATAACGGGTATGCGGGTGAGGAGGATTCGACTGATGAAACCCGTGAAAATGAATCCTACAACCATCCCGTGAGTggtttttctcttctcttcggTCAGCCGGTGAACTTTCCCAGGAGAGTGTTATTATAACTAAACGTAACTGAACGAACTTGATATTAAATGTAAACCAGATTAGCAGCATAGTTAGCTAGAAGATGTTAAGCTAACGAGTTTGTAATGCCGCTTGGAAATGTTTATCTAgaatcacacactccagatcatCGATGTAGATTTTAATACAGCAGCAGATAGAGACTGCATGCTTTGTTAGACAGAGGCCTGAGTGATTGCAGTCAGTGAATTTTGTTGAAAACTGAAAATTGTTGAACAAAAATGTCCTCATGGGAGATATTGAGCAATACtactttcactttaaatgtcTGGAGGCTTGATCAAAATTTTAATGTTGTCTGGATCGCGGATGTACAGTTGTAGTACCAGAACCTGTACAATTGTTTAATGTTGTAATTTCtcaatgtttattaaaatgtgaaCGTTTTTTAAAATGAACGGCAAGTATGAGGCCATCATGATCTCTATTGTTCCTGATATTTACAAGCTGCTGTCTGTTGATCACACAGTTACTGACACAATATATTTGCATTATTGTCCTAAGGCATATATACTGAATCAATTTCAAGAGCCCAAAAGTGGTTGATTGCTTGTTAATTTTTCTTGTCATGCAGCAGTCTAATGAAAATTATACTGATTTTCCAACTGACAGATTTACActgatcatgcataacattttccttttggtgccaaaacagccctgacctttcaaggcatggacttgagatctggggaatttggaggccaagtcaacaccacaaactcgttgttgtgctcatcaaaccattcttgaactatttttgctttgtggcatgccACTTTATCCTGatagaggccacagccatcagggaataccgtttccctGAAAGGgggtacatggtctgcaacaatgcttaagtaggtggtacgtgtGAAAAGCATGGGTACCCTGACTgatctgcagctatgcagccccatacgcaacaaacctttctatcagaaccagcattaacttcagcaatttgagcaacagtagctcgtctgtaaGATTGGACCACACGGCCcagtcttctctccccacgtgcatcaatgagtcttggccatCAATGACCCtatctccagttcaccactgttccttccttggaccacttttgatagatactgaccactgcagaccgggaacaccccacaagagctgcagttttggagatgttctgatccactggtctagccatcacaatttggcccttcatcaaactcgctcaaatccttacactttttttcctgcttctaacatcaactttgaggacaaaacgtttacttgctgcccaatatatcagtcttattcacttcacctggaactGCATATgatatggctgatcggtgtatactgaGCATTTATACTGACACTGTATACTGCATGGAACTGAGCTGACCAGAATAATAACCACTTGGTGTAAACAGGGAAAAAGTGATCCTCCTGCAGCCTCTCCTTTATAGGAATGTTGTGTATAGGAAATGCAGCATGCTTCTACTCCGTTTCTAACAAAATGAATGCCATGTACATGCTAGCTCTTATTGTGCCCCAGTTGAAGACTGCTATATTGACTTTCTTGATGTTGTTTGGTTAATAGTTAATAAAATTCTTTCTCTATTTTGTCGGTTTTCAGGAGACAATTGTAACACAAACAGAAGATGAAATTGTGAAAGACAATGAGGAAGGAATCAGTCTTGATTCTGCAACCCAACTAATTCAAAGCTCAGTACTAGAACAAGAGGcaagatgatgattattattattattattattattattatatcctgACTTATGTTTGTTTAATATGTTTACGTTTCTGTGGTCAgactataaattattttaatggtATGGTGTTTGTGTAATGCTCTTTTGAAAGGCTCTGTTAAGCAACAGTGTTCAACACCAGAACGAGGGGGAAATAGAAGTTCATCCTCAGTGGCCAGACTTCCTGTCAGATTTCACTGTAAGTATAGTTTCCACTGAATAATGGTAAAAATACTTTGCTTTCTTGTAGTGTTGGGCTAAACTTAAGGTCGAAGGCTATAGTActaaacctttttattttactaaagAAGCTATATGAACCAAAGTGTGCAGACACACAAGTATAAATCAGTTCAGTAGCTACGTTCAGTCCTGCACCTGAGATATTGTACCTATAATTATTTAGTTTTAGGCCTAATCTCGCTCAATTAATATGCTGTAGTCTGAATGTCTGTAGCACAAGTTCAGTTCAGGACACAGTTGAAGACAAATAGTTCTGTATTATGTGTGAGTGGTTCTCTGTAATCACTCTCTCAACTATTAAAGTCTGCAACTGAGACATTTTGTACAATGTATTAACTAAATTGTAGTGATCAAGCATGGTAAATAAAATTGTCTGTATTTCTGGAAGAAATCTTTTCAGGTTTGTATAAGCAcgtatgtttattattattattattattattattattattattattattattattattattattacttttgacTCAATTATTATTGAATGAATTTAGCACACTGACTGGGAATT is from Hemibagrus wyckioides isolate EC202008001 linkage group LG24, SWU_Hwy_1.0, whole genome shotgun sequence and encodes:
- the LOC131344998 gene encoding uncharacterized protein LOC131344998 isoform X2, whose protein sequence is MQHKKKCFMDCLIQLTILLSFIGVRVDVNSYLNSPFHSPLIEINAGQISTFVQTPFHYYRDIAAGHHVYPKCTELEDYFTSRRLLNQVRALGSPVRFPTRLSAWLLHLVPNGVEPEEPPNNNGYAGEEDSTDETRENESYNHPETIVTQTEDEIVKDNEEGISLDSATQLIQSSVLEQEALLSNSVQHQNEGEIEVHPQWPDFLSDFTVVMGKKQTSKSKKEVEQPEEFVVEKVIDQRVVNGKVEFFLKWKGFPDSDNTWEPEENLDCPELIAAFLESQKGVVEKPDSNKRKSPTDEPETEESKAKKKKELNEKPRGFARNLEPERIIGATDSSGELMFLMKWKDSDEADLVPAREANTHCPQVVIAFYEERLTWHSCPEDEQH